The Nicotiana tomentosiformis chromosome 2, ASM39032v3, whole genome shotgun sequence genome includes the window TTGCCTTCATCAAATGTGCTCTAAAAGTGTTGAAATGATAGTTGAGGAAATCAAAGTTATTGAAAAAGTAATAGAATTTAAATTCTAATGTAGATATGAAGGCAAACTTCACATCCACTTGTTACAATTTCTTTACTAATATGATAAAACATAATCCCTCAGTAATTCGCAGTACAACTTCATAACAACGCGGTAAGAAGTACGTATCATTTAAATCTCTGCACAAGTAAAATGAACCCCACAAAACAAAATTAAAGCGAGTATGCCTCGAAGCTTTACACATTGGAAGTGTTGTCATGCTTGAAATGAGTTGAAGGCAAAGGAGCAGCAGCGGGAGGTGGAGTGGGTACCCCAAAAATTTGGGGATTGGTTCTGAGATCTTGTCTACCTTTAGCTCTTCCAAGAAAATAACACCCAAATCCAACAAATATTGTGAATATTATAAATGGAAGTGATATAACCACTACCATACCCATCTCTTGCTTCCCTTTTTTTTGTTCTTTGCTTCTATGGAGTTTGGGGTGGGTGACGGAATGCACAGAGGATATGGAGGAAGGAAGTCTAGATTTTGCCTTTTAAAGAGTTGGGTGAGCTGGATTCTAACGGTAGGCTTAACGTTCTAGCTTCTAACGGATACTTCTTGTTTATTGGCCACTTCATTTTTTCAGAGAGAGAGATGAAATATACTGACAGCTTAGAGGAATTTTGTTTACTTTCTTTGGACAAAAAGATGTATCTTAGCGTTTGTACATAtatttgattgaaacttgaaaaaagaattattaaagttatgttaaaaaataatttttgaaagttgaagttgtgtttggacatgcaatttaattgaaaaaaaaaaattgtgagtggaagaaaaatTTTCACCCAAAAATTGTACCttcgaatttttattttttttccccaAAACTTGATCATGTTTCATAAACaaacaatatttttaaatttttttttttgaaaaaatgaagccaaaatctatGGCCAGGGTGTTAAGAGTGTGGAGGGTAAAATTTATTCTAAGAATTAATGTCTATTCTAAATTTTTGGTTTTGATTGTAAAGGTTTTGCTGTGGAGTATTTTATGTTCTGTTCGTACAATCCATTTTGGTGCGCCTCACATTTGAGTTTTTGTTTTACGTATACTGAATAAGTTGGGAAATGTTGTGATAGATAGGCTACCTGAAAGTTGCTGCAATTATCAGTAAATAGACAAACCATTCCATGGTTTTGTTAAAGTGAATTCTTCACTACTGGATGTGTATTATCTGCTGGAACTTTTTCAATAAAAAGTAAAACCATCTGTTGAACTGGACACTAGAAACATCTAAAGAAAACAATTGATTCCTTCTTGAAAGGTACCACAAATTTTTAAATAACATGAAACGGAAACGGATCCATGTGAACCATTATTTGGACCATCATCTGAATTTCTAACAGCACCTACCATTATTTGGAACATTATCTGAATTTAGCTGGTTATTTAAACTGAAATTTCAGACTAGCACAACTAAATGGATGACGAACGGCAGAGAAAATCTTATGAAACTGGTTTATAAAATCAATCAGCTTTCTCTTACTCATCGACTTCGGGAGTCTCTTGTTCAGCTTTCTCTTGCTCGGCTTCCTGCACCTCCTTCTCCGTCTTCCTTCCTTTTTTGGATTTATAGTACGCACTCATGAAGGTTCCGATGGCTTTATATTTTTTTCTGCACTGCTCGTAGAGGGTATTATCAAACATCCTCCAGAAGTTCTTCTCTGTCAGTTCAGTGACCGCGTATTGAGCCTGGAACCCATGGTTTTCGATCAACCAAAGCTCCAGTTGGCGGCATTTCTCTGCACCATCAAAGGGCTCACCTCTCAGGACTGCTCCAGGAACATAGTAGACGCCGATATCAGTATACATTTGAGCATATTCAGTGTCACCCTGCCTGCGGTGTGCCTCAAATCCTGGTTCAGGATAGATCATAGGTTTCACAGGCAGCTTGTAAATTCTGTGTGGGCAGAGCCAGATGGGATATACCTAAACAGATTTAATTCACATACAATCAGAACTTGATGCAGAAATACCCTGAAAACAACTAAAGCAAATAAAAAGGCCCATAAAAAAGTATTTCTTCTAGTCTTGCACTCTTGGAACAAACATGAAATCGATGGAGGCCACAGCCAAATCTATAATGAACAGAAAACAAATAGTATAGAGTCTTACCTCCATTTCGCGGTGGACCCACTCAAGACAATCTCCAACCTTGTAAAGAGGAACAAGCAGATCCTGAATAACATGATGGTCATGGTAATAGTTCCTGATAGCCTCACTTTGAGTGGCCTTGAGCAGAGCAATCTTGGGTGGCATGAGCCATCCTAGGAGAAACCTAAACCAGAACTGATCACCAAATGGAAGAATTAGTTTCCCTTCCCAATACAAGGATCTTGTGTGCCTGTGGTAGTAGTCCCTAGTTGGAATGTACTCCACAAATTCCCCTCTTTTCAGTGCAGTTTGAGCATGCTGGTAAAACCATGGTTTGAACCACCAACCATAATTGTTGATTACATTACCCCTTTGCTTGGCTTCCTGTTTCGAAGCATATCTACCGGTCATCATAACACCTTCCGTGGGACTATAAATCATGCCTTCTACCATCTCTGGAACTTTAGAAGGATTGTCCTGGTCCCCATCTCTAGGTGCAAAAGTATCCGCATAAGCCTGCGCAAGCTCTTTAAGATTACCAGTTACAGGTTTGTAAGTAAGTCTCACGTACTCCTTAACCGGTATAAGCTTGATCTCAGCTGAAACAAGAAGACCCAATGTCCCCTGAGACCACGGGATAGCATAGAAAAGATCAGAATACTCATTGTCCTTTGTAGCTCTAACCACCCGTCCGTCTGCTAGAACTACCTCAAGTGACACAACAGTGTCAGAGAACAATCCAAAGATGTGAGAGCTTCCTTCAATCCCGAAGCCATTGATCAGACCACCAACTGTCAGATCATCAAGCTCAGCAAGAACTGCAAGGGAAAGATTCATTGGAACAGTAACTCTAGATATTTGGCCCATATTGACCAGAGGCTCAACTCTGGCAATCATTCTTTCCTTGTCAATTTCAAGTATATTTCTGAACTTAGAAAGATCAACTTCAAAATGACGAGCACGCTTATAGTCAACATTTCTCATTCCAACAACCACCCACGGAGGCCTGCCTGTGCAGACAAGACCATCCTTTGATGCATCCCTCTCCCCAAGGCGCTTCACGACCTCTTTAACATTTTCATCGTGTTCCTTCTGACGCTGTTCGTAAGATTTCCTCTCAGATTTAACATCCCCTAGATATATGGAGAAGTAATACAGGAACGAGAAAGGAAGGACAAAGAAGATAACAAGGATCCATCTGAATTGGATAAGAAAGTCCACCAACTGCATCTTCCTCTTGGGACGAAGGGGGGCCTTAGCATCCGACATCTTGGAAACAAAAGGCCAGTACAGCTGTAACAATGATGAAACCAAGTTATGAACCACAAACAAGAACTGTGCTTCTCGCATATCCAGTTTACAACTTTATATTCCAGACCTAATGAAATTTAGGTCATGGACAAATAAACTAGGAACGAAATAAATAACAATCCTGTTTTCACTTTTCAATCACATATAGCAAATATTCTGTATTCAGAAGCGTTGAAGCAGATCAGCTGAGCACCACTTTGCAATGAAATTTGCAATACTAGATTTGAAGTAAATGTGAGTGTCATTACTGTAGAGTCCCATTGCCATTTAagttaaggaaaaaaaaaagcacTTCACTGCACAGACACGGACTGTGTAAAACTAAAAGGATTGGGAAATAGAATGACCTCCCTTCTTTATTCCAAGAGTAAAAGAATTTTAAGAAACTCAAGGCACCTTACTCTTAGGCAAACAGCACATATATAATATAAATACTGCAAAAGCTCTTCCACAGGTATAATGTTACTGCAAGTCAGACTAGCATCTTGAGTAACAGCCTTCAGTGAAAAGTGCCAAGAGGGAAGTTCAGTTTTATTTCAAAACCAAGTCGAAAGTGATGCATAACAGCATTGAGCGTTCTCACTCTTGCTACTAATAATCATTGTAAAATCAACTAATGTCAAGGTATAACCGACTAAAGATCCCAATGAAGATTAGTGCTGAAGGAAAAAGATAATAAAAGCtcccaatttcaattataaaagcTCCCAATTTCAGTTACTCAGACAGCCTAAGCTAGTTCAATccagctatttctttccaaaggATCAGATAACACCATCTTAAGACCAGGAAAAAGATAGAAACAACACATGGTCATGGAAAATTCTATGTACCACTAAGTAGTTAGAATTAGAAATCTAGAGTTTCGTAATTAGATTTTTCTCCATAGTAGGATTTGGGAGGAACTGCTGTCAACGAAAACAGAATAACTCGATCAGACCCGCAAAATTAGATCTCATCGAACTTTGATAATTGAGTAAATTTAACATGCAAAACAAACAAATTATGTTCTAACCATGTAACTTTTGCAACAACTGCAAGTGTTTGTTTTCACCgtttgaacccgtgacctcctatTCACATGACAATAACTTTATCAGTTACGTTAAGACTCCCCTTTCTCCCATTGTCTACTcttaacccaaaaaaaaaaaggaattacaTGAGTTGAATACCAGTCTGTCATGCACAGGTATAATTCAGTATTTGTTTTTTCGTTACAAAAATTAGTTTTTGTGACTGGTGCGAATAAATTGAAAGTAGGATAATTATCCGCGAAATTAACCCAACAACAATGGCATGCATTAAACGTAGCAACACATTCAGCAAAATTTATATGTTCCACGTCTGCACAATGTACTCTAAAACATGCCATGGATGGTACAAAAGGTAAGGGATTTTCATTCAACACATAATTGACCCAAAATGCTGCAAAATCTCAACATTTCATATGAATTTCAAGAACAAATAGCTTCAAATAAAAGCCTACAGTCAAAAAAGTAATGATCCCACCGAGAAATAATGcgatatatatatagagagaagaAATACCTGATAAGTGGAGTGCACAGTGTACTACTGAGAGTGATGATTGTAGAAAGGCTGACAGTGTGCTTTATAGAGTGAGTTTACAAAAGTAGGGGCATTTAGGGAAAACCGATACCTACTGACGGCATTAATAATTTGCATTACTGTCTagtatgttataaaataaagacagtaaagataagtatagagagaaactgatatattatttaattttaaagtgatgtacataatgaactgaaatcttctctatttataaaagaaaggaaGTTATTGCGTAAGCTGCTACaacaagttgttgtgtaagctgctagtGCAAGCTGCTATTGTAcaagatatagataatcttttaccgagggtaatatttatccataacgaagTACCAAAAGGATacgcttcttcaggaggcttatttccaatagagtactaaatagataaacatatttacggcgaattctcatatggataaacttcttcaggaaatTTATTTACAACGGAATACTAAATAAAtatctataatataatatatttataacactcccccttagatgttcattaaaagacAATGTGcttcattaaaaccttactaggaaaaaccctatgggaaaagaatcttagtgaaggaaaaagagtacacatatttagtaatacgcataactagttatctcattaaaaaccttttaaggaaaaccctgtgggaaaaaccttagtaagggaaAAGGAGTATAACACGTATTTTACTCCCACTGATAAAAAATTTTggttcaaatatttgagtctccgcattccagtcttgtataccatcttctcaaaagttgaagctggcaaagatttagtgaataaatatgtcggattgtcacttgaacggttTTGTtgtacatcaatgtcaccattttttctgaagatcatgtgtgtagaataattttggtaaaatgtgcttcgttccatctctttttataaatcctccctttaattgggctatgcatgcaacattgtcttcgtataaagttgtggatcttttatcacattccaaaccatattttccttgaataaaatgaatcactaattacaaaccatacgcattccctacttgcttcatgaatagctattatctcggcatgatttgaagaagtagcaacaatagattgcttcgtggagcgccatgatatgacagtacctccatatGTAAATACGtaccggtttgagatcgagctttatgtggatcaaataaataacttgcatctgcataaccaacatgATCTGCACTACttttgttagaataaaataaactcatatcaagagttccctttaaatatcgcaatatatgcttaatcccgttccaatgtctccgtgtaggagaatagctatatcttgctagtaaattaacagaaaatgctatgtgaAGCCTTGTAGctttagcaagatacataagtgcatcaattgcactaagataaggtatttcgggaccaaggagttccccatcctcttctggaggtcggaacagatccttattcacttcaagtgatcgaacaaccattggtgtactcaatgggcatgctttgtccatgtaaaagcgttttaagacccatTCTGTATAGTCAGAATGATGGATAAAGAtcacgtctgctaaatgttcaatttgcagaccaaaaTAAAGTTTTATCTTTTCAAGATCTTTAAACTCAAATTCTTTcataagatattcaattgccttttggagctcttctggagttccaacaagatttatctCATCAACATAAActgcaagtataacaaattctgataccatttgttttataaaaatacatggacaaataacatcatttgtGTAAtcctctttcaacaaatattcactaaggcgattataccacatgcgcccagttTGCTTTAAACCgcacaaagatctttgtaatctgattaaATACATTTTTCAAGATTTTGAATTTTCTTCAggaattttaaatccttcaggtattttcatataaatttcattatcaagtgaaccgtacagataagctgtaactacatccattagatgtattccAAGCTTTTCATATagtgctaaactgatgagatatcgaaatgttatggcatccataacaggtgaatataattcatcaaaatcgacttcaggtcgttgtgagaatccttgtgcgacaacgcgagctttgtatctttcaattttatttttatcattcctttttcgcacaaaaaactatttatgaccaactggttttataccagcaggtgtttggactactggtccaaagacctctcttttagcaagtgcgctcaattctgattgaattgcctcttaccattttggccaatcagatctttgtcgacattcttcaatagatcggggttcaagatcctcactatcttgcataatattaagtgcaacattatatgcaaaaatattatccaccactatttcagatcgatttaaattaatctcatcaccagtagaacttattaaaagttcctcactcacttgagtctcgggttcattgatttcttcaggaatctcagaactaatcagatcttgggtctcttcaggagagcCATTCAtagtatcattttgatcatttgtcgattttctttttctaagatttcgatccttagaacccaaaggcctatcACGCTTCATGCATgttttaggttcactagctctcatgctagtagatggtcctactgggacatcaattcgggtAGGCACATTCTCTACaaggatatgtgacttagttatccttttcaaaccagtaaatgcgtctggcatttgatttactatattttgtaaatggatgatcttctggacctcctgattatatATAGGGGTGCGTGGATaaaaatgagataatgatgaaatttttcacataatttctcttttgatttcctttttctcttttcctaattgtgggaaatttatttcatcaaaccgacaatctgcaaatcgagaagTAAATAAATCTCttgtcaatggttcaagatagcgaataatagagggtgattcaaacccaacatatatttttAACCTTCTCTATGGGCCCATCTTACTgtgttgtggtggtgctactggcacatatacagcacatccgaaaattcgtagatgggcaatatttggttcatgaccaaaaactaattgtgagggagaatatttattataatgtgccAGTCtaagacggataagtgatgttgcatgCACGATAGCATGGCCCTAAACAGTAGTgagcaattttattttcataagtagtggtcttgctatcaattgcatgcgtttaataaatgattcttcaaggccattttgagtatgaacttaagctacatgatgttcaacttttatcccaactgatagacaataatcatcaaaagcttgagatgagaattctccaacattatcaaggcgaatagcctttataagATAATCtgagaattgtgcccttaatcgaattatttaggctaataactttgcaaacgccaggttgcgagatgatagtaggcatgcatgagaccatcttgaagatgcatatattaggaccataaaatatctaaacagcctACTTAGTGGGTGAATAgatccacatatatccccatgtatacgttctaaaaaggcaggggattcaGTGTTAatcttcattggtgatggtctagtgatcattttgccttgataacaagtatcacaagaaaattcatcacttgtaagaatcttcaggttctttaatggatgcctaCTTGAATTTTCAGttattcgtctcatcattattgatccaggattcCCCAAACGgtcatgccaaagtacaaaaatatttgaatcagtaaacttctggtttgcgatagagtgtgcttcaactgtactaatctttgaatagtataagccagcagataaagttggtaacttttctacaatgcacttctagtcagaaacattctttgtaatacaatgatattccacgttcatttcatcaatcgtctcaacatgatacccatttcggtggatatctataaaactcaacaaatttcttcgggacttggaagagaataatgcattgtctataataagttttgttcccttagacagaaatatagtggctcttcaggagccttcaatcaaatttatattaccagaaattgttgaaacatttgatttttccttatgcaaataagaaaagtatttctgatctttgaatatggcatgcgttgttccactatcaattacacagatatcttcatgattggtttttgatccaaatataatttgagaattatccatattcttcaaaatgacataaacaaaataaatatgatagtaaacatcattattaAAGCACagcttttatttatgtacaataattacataaccatacaatctactacaatcaacaaaaattaaaatatttacatttctataatttcatcaccgatcacatgacttgtttctccttccgggagtgcaaagtaatcagctacatccaaatgcatgaagtataaattatcttcagaaataaaatttgcttcaacatttttctctgtcttctttcgagaggcttgataaagctcaaccaggtACTTTGGCGTACGACAAGTATGAGATTAGTGCCATTTTTATCCACATCTATAGTAagcattttctgcatttgttgCTTGCACCgtttcatgcttttgttcctttctttttgactgctggtggtgaggagggttctttggtgcattattattaccatgattaaagTTTCTTCCCCGACTACGGCCATGACCACAACTGGGGCCACGatctcttccacgcttagcttggtggaagttcgtctcattcacttcagggaatggataagaaccagtaggtcgatttttatgatttttcattaatagcccattatgttgctcggttataagaagatgtgagataagttcataATATTTTTTGAATCCTATCTCTCGATATTGTTGTTGCAGGAGTATATTCGAGGCATGTAAAAtggtgaaagttttcttcaatatatcatgatcagtaatattgtcACCACATAATTTTAGTTGGGAAATAATtatgaacatagcagaattatactcactgatagatttaaaatcttgtagccttagatgagtccaatcataacgtgcatgtggaagaacgaccatcttcaggtggtcatatctatcttttaaattattttacagTATGAttggatctttaatagtgagatattctattttcaagcattcatcaaggtgatgacgtaggaatatcattgctttggcatggtcttggtttgatgcttgatttttgtccttgatggtatctgccagacccatcgcatcaagatgaatttcagcatcaagcacccaagacatgtagcttttgcccgatatattcagggctacaaattcaagtttagaaagatttgacattatttagaaaaagaaagttcgtacctctgatactttcaaagtatatGCTCGatatggcagagtctcgtgctgataacgtgttataaaataaagacagtaaagtaaagacaagtatagagataaactgatatattattcaatttcaaactgatgtacataatgaactgaaatctcctctatctatagaagaaagaaagctgttgtgtaagctgctgtgtaagttgctattacaagctgctgtgtaagttgcTACTGCACGTTGATGTGTAAGCTGCAACTGCAAGCTACTATTGTACCAAATAtagataatatttatccataatggaATGCCGAAAAGATAAGCTTATTGAGGAGGCTTATTTTCattagagtactaaatagataaatatatttacggcggagtcccatatggataagcttcttcagaaagcttatttacaacggaatactaaatgaacatctataatataatatatttataacatagTATAATTATTTGTAGTATTATATTTTTAGATTCTGGAGAATATATGTTTCACGTTTCGAGAATTATTTTAATCATTGAATTCCTTTAACACTTTTGGCTTTATTTTAAGTTAGggaattttatatttttcatattatttttatatattcaaTGTATattcggcaaaagttatgaaatagtTGTCCAATTAGTTACATGTAGCTAAATTGATCAATGAAAATATAAATTGATCTATTTAAAGGGAGGTACAATCGAGGAAAAAGAGCAGTCTAGTGCATTAAGCTCCCGTTATATGCGGGGTCGGAGAAAGAACGGACCATAAAAATCTATTATACGAAAAGTAAAGGTAAAGGTGCTCATCGAGGAACAATCTCTAAAAAAATAAAGGTACTCAACAAAACTctacaattttaaaaaaaaaatacaagtaaTACTTGTTAATATTTCATCACGTCTAGTGACCCCTATAAAAGGTTGGACATGACCTTTTTTTTCTTGATTCTCCCTCCAGTTAGGTTCCCCTTTATTGAAACTATTACTCATTTCGATGACTCGAACCCACGATCCTAGATTGAAATTGAGGGTGCTGACCACATGAGCAATTTCACTTGTCGGTAAGACCTTACCTTATTAGTTATGATATCATTTCTTCACTAAGAACATTGAAGGGCTCTTACTAATTCTATATGATATATTTAATTAAACTGAATTACTTATTTGGTTACATAGGCCATGGAT containing:
- the LOC104115530 gene encoding uncharacterized protein; translation: MGMVVVISLPFIIFTIFVGFGCYFLGRAKGRQDLRTNPQIFGVPTPPPAAAPLPSTHFKHDNTSNV
- the LOC104115531 gene encoding delta(24)-sterol reductase-like isoform X3 produces the protein MSDAKAPLRPKRKMQLVDFLIQFRWILVIFFVLPFSFLYYFSIYLGDVKSERKSYEQRQKEHDENVKEVVKRLGERDASKDGLVCTGRPPWVVVGMRNVDYKRARHFEVDLSKFRNILEIDKERMIARVEPLVNMGQISRVTVPMNLSLAVLAELDDLTVGGLINGFGIEGSSHIFGLFSDTVVSLEVVLADGRVVRATKDNEYSDLFYAIPWSQGTLGLLVSAEIKLIPVKEYVRLTYKPVTGNLKELAQAYADTFAPRDGDQDNPSKVPEMVEGMIYSPTEGVMMTGRYASKQEAKQRGNVINNYGWWFKPWFYQHAQTALKRGEFVEYIPTRDYYHRHTRSLYWEGKLILPFGDQFWFRFLLGWLMPPKIALLKATQSEAIRNYYHDHHVIQDLLVPLYKVGDCLEWVHREMEVYPIWLCPHRIYKLPVKPMIYPEPGFEAHRRQGDTEYAQMYTDIGVYYVPGAVLRGEPFDGAEKCRQLELWLIENHGFQAQYAVTELTEKNFWRMFDNTLYEQCRKKYKAIGTFMSAYYKSKKGRKTEKEVQEAEQEKAEQETPEVDE
- the LOC104115531 gene encoding delta(24)-sterol reductase-like isoform X2 is translated as MLYWPFVSKMSDAKAPLRPKRKMQLVDFLIQFRWILVIFFVLPFSFLYYFSIYLGDVKSERKSYEQRQKEHDENVKEVVKRLGERDASKDGLVCTGRPPWVVVGMRNVDYKRARHFEVDLSKFRNILEIDKERMIARVEPLVNMGQISRVTVPMNLSLAVLAELDDLTVGGLINGFGIEGSSHIFGLFSDTVVSLEVVLADGRVVRATKDNEYSDLFYAIPWSQGTLGLLVSAEIKLIPVKEYVRLTYKPVTGNLKELAQAYADTFAPRDGDQDNPSKVPEMVEGMIYSPTEGVMMTGRYASKQEAKQRGNVINNYGWWFKPWFYQHAQTALKRGEFVEYIPTRDYYHRHTRSLYWEGKLILPFGDQFWFRFLLGWLMPPKIALLKATQSEAIRNYYHDHHVIQDLLVPLYKVGDCLEWVHREMEVYPIWLCPHRIYKLPVKPMIYPEPGFEAHRRQGDTEYAQMYTDIGVYYVPGAVLRGEPFDGAEKCRQLELWLIENHGFQAQYAVTELTEKNFWRMFDNTLYEQCRKKYKAIGTFMSAYYKSKKGRKTEKEVQEAEQEKAEQETPEVDE
- the LOC104115531 gene encoding delta(24)-sterol reductase-like isoform X1; this translates as MREAQFLFVVHNLVSSLLQLYWPFVSKMSDAKAPLRPKRKMQLVDFLIQFRWILVIFFVLPFSFLYYFSIYLGDVKSERKSYEQRQKEHDENVKEVVKRLGERDASKDGLVCTGRPPWVVVGMRNVDYKRARHFEVDLSKFRNILEIDKERMIARVEPLVNMGQISRVTVPMNLSLAVLAELDDLTVGGLINGFGIEGSSHIFGLFSDTVVSLEVVLADGRVVRATKDNEYSDLFYAIPWSQGTLGLLVSAEIKLIPVKEYVRLTYKPVTGNLKELAQAYADTFAPRDGDQDNPSKVPEMVEGMIYSPTEGVMMTGRYASKQEAKQRGNVINNYGWWFKPWFYQHAQTALKRGEFVEYIPTRDYYHRHTRSLYWEGKLILPFGDQFWFRFLLGWLMPPKIALLKATQSEAIRNYYHDHHVIQDLLVPLYKVGDCLEWVHREMEVYPIWLCPHRIYKLPVKPMIYPEPGFEAHRRQGDTEYAQMYTDIGVYYVPGAVLRGEPFDGAEKCRQLELWLIENHGFQAQYAVTELTEKNFWRMFDNTLYEQCRKKYKAIGTFMSAYYKSKKGRKTEKEVQEAEQEKAEQETPEVDE